TGCTACATCAGTGCCACATTAATATTTTGTGTTTACGTGGTCAACTTTATTCAAGTTGAGGTGCCTACTTGTGTGCACCCAAAATTAGAAGGCATACTTGCCAACTAAGGCCAAGTTTGAGGGCCTATTTATGTATTATGCCTAATGAATTTTATTAGAAATTTGTTAAGACTAGACAAAAAGCATTCGTGATTGATAAACTTAATTGGTTACTCCTATTTCTGCAACATCATATAACAAAGGGCAAAAATAGACCAATCTCAGATTCCGAAAGATCCTGCCTGACCAAAATTGGGAAAATTTCACATAACAACAATTCGTCTccttactttttaattttatagcctatatttcaatttacaacaaACTAGCctaaaaataataggctaataatcaacaatcaactcCAATAGATTCTCGAAATtgctatttaatttttaaaaaagattgctcaaATTTTTAAGTTAACtttcgaatcagtaactgtgactcaaatattagttcaacaaaccaaatccacTTGGGTagtgaaaattaaatttttaacaagcttaaatatgtgggtttaaatttcaAATTTGGTTTCGTGAGAATTTTGGAGTGGATATTATTTAAACTTGTTAGAAATAATATAAGGagattgtatataaaatttgaagtcatttaatggagatttggactggttttgaacaagaattgtaactgaaaatcgtggaagaagttcgtctacaaacgtttgtataaaggtgtataaaagtgtataatagtgtataagatgtgtttatacactcatatacactattatacaagattacacaaaattatacaaaaaaactgacttcgtcttcttccttgcgttttttctgaaatttaactcaaatcttgcttaaatctactccaaattacTTCAAATTTAAATCTTGAACTCGATATTtgcaatcaattggaacaacacccaacCCAAACagctaacaaactcaaaaaatcatattttcaaaagcaaagctttgaatggccttcaatgatgtatttttactttttaattttcttacattgcaaccagGTGTCACAGGGGGAGAAGCAGAAAATATTCagccccttgaagcatatgtagaagatttgagaagaagagagagtgaaaatAATGGTTGTGAGAATACatatttaactccatagcttttagaagcaataaTTGTAAGAACAGATTTTGAATTTGTCAGTGCTtttaaaatatgtacaatatgagCTAAGTAggataaaacttaaaaatatagGTCATTTTTTATTATGCACcgaagtcatgtgtattttcttgtaatttttttttaataaaactgGACTATTGGAGGCCGATTACTTTAGACCCAAAAACGGTAGGCACACTTTTATTTAAGATCTCATTATTAAAGATGAAAATTGACATACTTCCAAATTTGTGGACTATATGAGTAGCTGACTGAAAACCTCCTCTAACAATTTAGGATTCTTCTATTCTATTTCTCAGTTTTTTCTTGAGGATCTCATCTTCCAAAATTTGAATTTAGAAACAAAGAATTTTCAGCAAGGGAAGAAGGTGGGATTGCGATTGTGATTTTGATTCATGGATGTGTATTCATGGTTCCGGCGAAGTCTATCTAGAACTACTACTACGACCACCACCACCGTTACTGCTCAACCTTACTTTAAGGAGGACGAACTACTCTACGGCGTCACTGACCAATTACTCGATTTTATCAAATCCTTCTCCATTGATACCTTTCGCAACTTCTCTCTCCCAggttccttcttcttttttctatttttttggttTTCCGTTCTTTTTAATGAAATTGGGTATTATATAAAGGATTGATATGGTCATAGTAGTTTAGAATTGATAAGTATTTATTGACATTTTCCTTATGTGGAGATTAACATATTTAGCTTACATGCCCTTGTATGTTATGTCTGAATATTGTAAAAGGTTTTGGTTGTTAGATGAGGAGGATGTTAACAACGACGGTGGTGGAGATAATGTACGGAAAGATCTATCTGATTGGCAACAACGTCATGCTTTGCTTGTTCTTTCCAAACTCAAGGTCTTTCCTTCTCTCCAACTCTTTTACTTTCTCTTCCCTTTAGGTTCTTACAAGCTGTGTTAAAGAAAGATATATTTTGAATGTTGTAATCCAGTTGCTTGTGATTGGATAATAAATTAGATGCATAGAAGATAAAAAAGGAAGCAGAGTACAGGTTCCAACAGGAAATAAGTCACAGATAACTCATACAGGAAATGCATCTAATCTCATGTGCAATGTTATCAAAGGCGCGGTTAAAgcgcgcttaagccctgaagcgaggctcaaaacatGCTAAGCACTTCGCCTCGCTTAGCGTGCGCTTCAGGATTGTCAACAAGGCTCTAGGCATGTTTTTCCTTAACAATTAATATAATATGAAGAGGCGACactaaacaattgatatttcactttatcgtaaattttcttcaatttctttgtc
This genomic stretch from Nicotiana sylvestris chromosome 9, ASM39365v2, whole genome shotgun sequence harbors:
- the LOC104228195 gene encoding uncharacterized protein; this encodes MDVYSWFRRSLSRTTTTTTTTVTAQPYFKEDELLYGVTDQLLDFIKSFSIDTFRNFSLPDEEDVNNDGGGDNVRKDLSDWQQRHALLVLSKLKELSQLRFKLCPRYLKEHQFWTIYFGLVKGYIAKYELRAIQLDTLKQIRKENENAPDVSACEVEMSEAKQTTDVSPTTSEEHN